A single Xylanimonas cellulosilytica DSM 15894 DNA region contains:
- the murJ gene encoding murein biosynthesis integral membrane protein MurJ gives MTDAAATSNANLRRGSLLMSLGTFASRASGQVRAVLLVAAVGSTGAVANAFDIGNRLPNILFALIAAGVLQAVLIPQILRAMKAHNSQERLDKLLTLSGVGILVMTGVVAALTPWLVRLMTLKGNWPEEHLQLAIVFAYWCVAQVFFYGLFALLGQVLNARGRFAAFGWAPVANNVVSIIGFGLFVILWGRAPEGGITDVSGWTTTQTVVLAGTATLGIAAQALLLIVPLYRSGFRWHFRLGLRGIGLRSAGKVVGWTLGAVGLEQVGTFFLTNYTSAADQAAAECVAAAHQLAAAAQQAAVAACPVIAGNAAYSQALTLYLLPHSLAVVSIVTALFPRMSAAAAAGDLAGVRRDMSTGLRTAGIFSVISAAVLLVLARPLTKALFPTMTDSQVDVGAPVLQAMALGLVALGMTVMVKRMYFAFEDGRGIFVIQVFATGSLIVAVLVATQFFPREHWAVVAAGAYAFSTWVSVLLRIRGMSTKLHGMDGPRILRLYVRAALAAAVAAAAGWGVSTMLGANDDMSWGRALLITAVSGLVMLGFYLAGLKTLHVRELDDALRPLLRRLRRG, from the coding sequence ATGACGGACGCCGCAGCCACCTCGAACGCGAACCTGAGGCGTGGCTCCCTGCTGATGTCGCTGGGCACGTTCGCCTCGCGCGCGTCCGGGCAGGTGCGGGCCGTGCTGCTCGTCGCCGCCGTCGGCAGCACCGGCGCCGTGGCGAACGCGTTCGACATCGGCAACCGGCTGCCCAACATCCTGTTCGCCCTCATCGCCGCCGGCGTGCTCCAGGCCGTGCTGATCCCGCAGATCCTGCGGGCGATGAAGGCGCACAACTCCCAGGAGCGCCTCGACAAGCTGCTGACGCTCTCGGGCGTCGGGATCCTGGTCATGACCGGGGTGGTCGCGGCGCTGACGCCGTGGCTCGTGCGCCTGATGACGCTCAAGGGGAACTGGCCCGAGGAGCACCTCCAGCTCGCGATCGTCTTCGCGTACTGGTGCGTCGCGCAGGTCTTCTTCTACGGGCTCTTCGCGCTGCTGGGCCAGGTGCTCAACGCCCGTGGCCGGTTCGCCGCCTTCGGCTGGGCGCCCGTCGCCAACAACGTCGTCTCGATCATCGGGTTCGGCCTGTTCGTGATCCTGTGGGGGCGCGCCCCCGAGGGCGGGATCACGGACGTCTCGGGGTGGACGACGACGCAGACCGTCGTCCTCGCCGGCACCGCCACGCTCGGCATCGCCGCGCAGGCCCTGCTGCTCATCGTGCCCCTCTACCGCAGCGGGTTCCGGTGGCACTTCCGCCTCGGCCTGCGCGGCATCGGGCTGCGCTCCGCGGGCAAGGTGGTCGGCTGGACGCTCGGCGCCGTCGGGCTCGAGCAGGTCGGCACGTTCTTCCTGACGAACTACACCAGCGCCGCGGACCAGGCGGCGGCCGAGTGCGTCGCGGCGGCGCACCAGCTCGCAGCGGCCGCCCAGCAGGCCGCCGTCGCCGCCTGCCCCGTCATTGCCGGCAACGCGGCCTACTCGCAGGCGCTCACCCTCTACCTGCTGCCGCACTCGCTGGCCGTCGTCTCGATCGTCACCGCCCTGTTCCCGCGCATGAGCGCGGCGGCGGCGGCCGGAGACCTGGCCGGCGTGCGCCGCGACATGTCGACCGGCCTGCGCACGGCCGGCATCTTCTCCGTCATCTCCGCCGCGGTGCTGCTGGTGCTCGCCCGCCCGCTCACCAAGGCGCTCTTCCCGACGATGACCGACAGCCAGGTCGACGTCGGCGCCCCCGTGCTCCAGGCGATGGCGCTCGGCCTGGTCGCCCTGGGGATGACCGTCATGGTCAAGCGCATGTACTTCGCGTTCGAGGACGGGCGCGGGATCTTCGTCATCCAGGTGTTCGCCACCGGCAGCCTCATCGTGGCCGTGCTGGTCGCCACCCAGTTCTTCCCCCGGGAGCACTGGGCGGTCGTCGCCGCAGGCGCCTACGCCTTCTCGACCTGGGTGTCCGTGCTGCTGCGCATCCGCGGCATGAGCACCAAGCTCCACGGCATGGACGGGCCGCGCATCCTGCGCCTCTACGTCCGCGCCGCGCTGGCCGCCGCCGTCGCCGCCGCCGCCGGCTGGGGCGTCTCCACGATGCTCGGCGCGAACGACGACATGAGCTGGGGCCGCGCGCTCCTCATCACCGCCGTCTCCGGCCTGGTGATGCTCGGGTTCTACCTGGCCGGGCTCAAGACGCTGCACGTGCGCGAGCTCGACGACGCGCTGCGACCGCTGCTGCGCCGACTGCGCCGAGGCTGA
- a CDS encoding DUF6049 family protein, whose product MSRRQGGLRRRAATVVALLAGLAAVVAPVAVADAATDPATAQVVEDTADDVPSPVPTLGLRSLSPAVAHPGDDLEIVVRVDNPTQAGLADATLEVAVAWQPIFSRSTLAAWVDGTTARPSQAQLEAPVDSVSPGAYRDFTLTLPVDELGLGARGPFRLAILLRDDGEVVAQLRTFLMWDPSPDDGAPVDDDETVRLSLLASLTGPPVDPADPLDTRRLAGVTAPGEPLARALAAVAEAETATGTRGALALAVDPALVATAAASGNAQISAWADRVTQVGDTTDVYPLPPYDPDLAALARSGLSVPALQAATTTPLPDGWTVPSTWGAPLAWPAGPAAPDLATLDAARATGFGTAVLTAGLSPTFGTATGLTTVPTEHGDVVALLADQPVSQALADATDVAPGSGSTLTTAEAVQRLLAETSVVSAQGAGAEPHLLAVLPRGWAPDVDALRTALEALSTSGWVRVDPLPALLSADEPTIERRPLDAATPQEGELHPDEVRRLDAARTSLDELATVAADPAELVAPLAPALAAPTSVAWRDALDARPAAVTAAVDVVNAARGSITVAAPDALLISAAGDLPVLVSNALSTDVTVTVVLRPDTPRLVVDATPTTVVPAHDQVRVNVPVRALGSGDVEVVVEVLTPAGTPAATPITLQLRVQAGWETAGTAAAAGVVGLLFVLGIWRTIRRGRSTRRTVDAAVADPVIHGDAGRS is encoded by the coding sequence ATGAGCCGCCGACAGGGCGGGCTGCGTCGTCGGGCTGCGACGGTCGTCGCGCTGCTGGCCGGGCTGGCCGCCGTGGTGGCGCCCGTCGCCGTCGCCGACGCCGCGACGGACCCTGCCACGGCACAGGTGGTCGAGGACACGGCCGACGACGTGCCGTCGCCGGTGCCGACGCTGGGGTTGCGGTCGCTGAGCCCGGCGGTCGCCCACCCCGGCGACGACCTGGAGATCGTGGTGCGGGTGGACAACCCGACCCAGGCCGGCCTGGCCGACGCGACCCTCGAGGTGGCCGTCGCGTGGCAGCCGATCTTCTCGCGCAGCACCCTGGCCGCGTGGGTGGACGGCACCACCGCCCGGCCGTCGCAGGCACAGCTCGAGGCGCCCGTGGACTCCGTGTCCCCGGGCGCCTACCGGGACTTCACGCTCACGCTGCCGGTCGACGAGCTCGGCCTCGGCGCACGTGGACCGTTCCGGCTCGCGATCCTCCTGCGTGACGACGGCGAGGTGGTCGCCCAGCTGCGCACGTTCCTGATGTGGGACCCGAGCCCTGACGACGGCGCACCGGTCGACGACGACGAGACCGTCCGGCTCTCGCTCCTCGCCTCGCTGACCGGCCCGCCCGTCGACCCCGCCGACCCGCTGGACACGCGCCGCCTCGCCGGGGTGACCGCCCCGGGCGAGCCGCTCGCGCGCGCGCTGGCCGCGGTGGCGGAGGCGGAGACGGCCACCGGGACGCGCGGCGCGCTGGCCCTCGCCGTCGACCCGGCGCTGGTGGCGACCGCCGCGGCGTCGGGCAACGCGCAGATCTCCGCCTGGGCGGACCGGGTCACCCAGGTGGGCGACACCACGGACGTGTACCCGCTGCCGCCGTACGACCCCGACCTGGCCGCGCTGGCGCGGTCCGGGCTCTCGGTCCCCGCGCTGCAGGCCGCCACCACGACCCCGCTCCCGGACGGCTGGACCGTGCCCTCGACGTGGGGCGCCCCGCTCGCGTGGCCGGCCGGGCCTGCCGCCCCCGACCTCGCCACGCTCGACGCCGCCCGCGCCACCGGGTTCGGCACCGCCGTCCTGACGGCCGGGCTCAGCCCCACCTTCGGCACGGCGACCGGACTGACCACCGTCCCCACCGAGCACGGCGACGTCGTCGCGCTGCTCGCGGACCAGCCGGTCTCCCAGGCCCTCGCCGACGCCACCGACGTCGCCCCGGGGTCCGGGTCGACGCTCACCACGGCGGAGGCCGTGCAGCGGCTGCTGGCAGAGACCTCGGTCGTCTCGGCGCAGGGAGCCGGGGCGGAACCGCACCTGCTCGCCGTGCTGCCGCGCGGCTGGGCGCCCGACGTCGACGCGCTGCGCACCGCGCTCGAGGCGCTCTCCACGAGCGGCTGGGTGCGGGTCGATCCGCTGCCCGCGCTGCTGTCCGCCGACGAACCCACCATCGAACGGCGCCCGCTCGACGCCGCCACCCCTCAGGAGGGCGAGCTGCACCCCGACGAGGTGCGCCGGCTCGACGCGGCCCGCACCTCCCTCGACGAGCTCGCCACGGTGGCCGCGGACCCGGCCGAGCTCGTCGCGCCCCTGGCCCCGGCCCTCGCCGCACCGACGTCGGTGGCCTGGCGCGACGCCCTCGACGCCCGGCCTGCGGCGGTCACGGCCGCGGTCGACGTGGTGAACGCGGCGCGCGGTTCCATCACGGTCGCCGCCCCCGACGCCCTCCTCATCTCCGCCGCGGGCGACCTGCCCGTCCTCGTGAGCAACGCGCTGTCCACCGACGTGACGGTGACGGTGGTGCTGCGCCCCGACACCCCGCGCCTCGTCGTCGACGCCACGCCGACGACCGTGGTCCCGGCCCACGACCAGGTCCGCGTCAACGTGCCCGTCCGGGCGCTCGGGTCGGGCGACGTCGAGGTCGTGGTGGAGGTGCTGACGCCCGCCGGTACCCCTGCGGCAACACCCATCACGCTCCAGCTGCGGGTGCAGGCCGGGTGGGAGACCGCGGGGACGGCCGCTGCCGCCGGCGTCGTCGGCCTGCTGTTCGTGCTCGGCATCTGGCGCACGATCCGCCGCGGCCGCTCCACCCGCCGTACCGTCGACGCAGCCGTGGCCGACCCCGTGATCCACGGCGACGCCGGGAGGTCATGA